From a single Macrobrachium rosenbergii isolate ZJJX-2024 chromosome 7, ASM4041242v1, whole genome shotgun sequence genomic region:
- the RpS4 gene encoding small ribosomal subunit protein eS4, protein MARGPKKHLKRLTAPKSWMLDKLGGVFAPRPSTGPHRLRECLPMVLLLRNRLKYAVTNTEVTKITMQRLIRVDGKIRTDRNYPTGFMDVVTIKKTGEHFRILYDVKGRFIPHRITDEEAKYKLCKVKKVSVGPKGVPFIVTSDGRTLRYPDPLVKVNDSILFDLETKKMKDFIKFESGNLCMITGGRNLGRVGTIVSRERHAGSFDVVHVKDTAGHTFATRLNNVFVIGKGTKAYISLPRGKGIKLSIAEERDRRLARKTN, encoded by the exons CGTGGTCCTAAAAAGCATCTGAAGAGGCTTACAGCCCCCAAATCATGGATGTTGGACAAGCTAGGTGGTGTGTTTGCACCAAGACCATCCACTGGTCCTCACAGGTTGCGTGAGTGCCTGCCCATGGTGCTTCTTCTTAGGAATCGTCTCAAGTATGCTGTGACAAACACTGAGGTCACCAAGATTACAATGCAGAGACTTATCCGCGTTGACGGAAAGATTCGCACTGACAGGAACTACCCAACAGGCTTCATGG ATGTTGTAACCATCAAGAAGACTGGGGAACACTTCCGTATTCTCTATGATGTAAAAGGCAGATTCATCCCTCACCGTATCACTGATGAAGAAGCAAAG TACAAGCTCTGCAAGGTGAAGAAGGTATCTGTTGGACCAAAGGGTGTACCCTTCATTGTAACATCTGATGGTCGTACTCTACGTTACCCTGACCCCCTCGTCAAGGTGAACGACTCCATCTTGTTTGACTTGGAGACCAAGAAGATGAAGGATTTCATCAAATTTGAATCTG GTAACTTGTGCATGATCACTGGAGGTCGTAACTTGGGCCGTGTTGGAACAATTGTATCCCGTGAACGACATGCTGGTAGCTTTGATGTAGTCCATGTTAAAGACACTGCTGGTCACACCTTTGCTACTAG GTTGAACAATGTGTTTGTTATTGGTAAGGGTACCAAGGCTTACATTTCCCTGCCACGTGGTAAAGGTATCAAGTTGAGCATTGCAGAAGAACGTGATCGTAGGTTGGCCAGGAAAACCaactaa